The following nucleotide sequence is from Pedobacter sp. PACM 27299.
GCGTACTGGTTTGGACCTCATCCTGACTGCTTTAAATTTCCCTCCCGGCACGGAAATCCTGGTCAGCGACATTAATATTCCAGATATGTTCCAAATTATCCGGGCACACCGGCTGATTCCTATCCCTTTATCTGTTAACAAAGACACGCTCAGCATTGATCTGGAAGCACTTAAAGCAGCAATAAATCCGGCCAGCAAAATGTTATTACTGAGCCATCTTTTCGGGGCCGTGATGGATATGGAGGCCATTATACCGATTGCAAAAGCACATCAGATTTTAGTGATGGAAGATGCCGCACAAGCTTTTATGGGCAACATTGAAAGTCCGCAGTTTTCAGCAGTCTCTCCTTATCCAGCATTTCCAGGGCACTCCGAAACCGATGTACTACTTTATAGTTTTGGCTTGATCAAAACAAATACTGCCCTTTCCGGTGCTGTTGTTCGCATAAAAGACCCTTCGCTTTATTTAAAAGTCTACTCACTGAACAAAGGTTTAACGAGGCAAAAAACAAGTGTATACCTAAAAAAATTGCTGAAGGTTTTATTCATGCAGATATTGACGACTCCTCCCATTTATACTTTATTTTATCATTTAATTACGAAGAGTGGAAGAGATTTCGATGAAGCGCTCGCTGGTTTTACCCGTGGATTTCCAGGTCAGGATGTCCTAAGCAAAATCAGGTTCAGACCTTGTACGGCCAATCATCAGTTGTTGAAAAGAAAATGGATGAATTTCTCTCCAGATGGGATTAGTGAAAGGAAGAAACTAGCTGCCACTATTTTAACCCGGTTGCCTGAGGCAATGAAAATCGGCTCTTTAAATAAAAACCATAGTTATTGGGTATTGCCCATTTACACTGCGTATCCAGATTCACTGATCAAACACCTCCGCAGCAATGGATTTGATGCCACTTCAAAAGCATCCAGCCTGGTCAGATTGGAGCCGCAAACAGCGGTCAACGATTTGTGTTCCACGCTTTGTTTGACACACATCATTTATCTGCCCATGGATATTAAGATGAAAAGTTCAAAGCGGGAGCAAATCTCTTCACTCCTGCTAAACTATCCTTAAAATCTGGTGTATAAAGCGAGCTGGATGGCATGATTAATTGTTTGCCCTTTACGCATTTTCTGCGCCTGGTTCAGGTAGCCCGCTTCCAGGTCAAATTGCTTGCTAAAGCGGAATCCTCCTGCAAGGTAAGCCCTGTTTTGATCAAAAAAATGACCATTTACATTGTCATTGTGCTGCACATTGAACATCAGTTCATTTTGTAATGCCGCAAATGCACCTCTTTCAAACTTCTGCTGACCTTTTCCCAGAGGAAGTATCACGCGGGCAAAGTACCTGATGCGCTGTGCAAATACATCTGTTCCATTCTGCTGTTCTATAAATCGTTGTTCTAACCTAAATCTATGGCTAAAGTTCAAGGTATTCAGCTTATGTCTGTAGATATATTGCTGCCAGATCCGATGTTCTGTGAGCTGAATATCAGCATTACTTTCCTGTGGGATGTACGTCTGATTTAACAAATAACCCAGAGTCAGGTCACTTTTATCATTTAGAAAATAAGTCAGACCTGGTCGGAACATAAAGTTTCTCAAATGACTAAACTGATCACCGGTTCTCAATTGAACATCCAGGTGGGTCCCCCATTTTTTTGATAATTTATTGTTGTTCATTAAGAACAGCCAACCAGTGCTTTGCACTGAAGTCTGGGCAATGGCCATGCTGCTGTACAAGCATAGGAAGGCCAGCAAAAAATAGTAAACACGCATTGTTAATAAGGTTTCAAATTGTTTTGCCCAAAATAAAACAATTATTTAAACAAATGGGATAAAAATTGGGATGCGAGTTATATTGCCTATGTTCGTAAAAAAACATGGGTGTAAAAAAGCATTTATTAGATGTGGAAGTGAAATTATCGGGTGGTAGAATTGTTAAAGGGCCAGTAACGACTTCAGACGACAAGACTTATCATTTCAAAAGCCAGTCCGGAGGCTCAGGTTTTTATCTTTATCTGATTAAAGACGACAATGGCTGGTACGAGTCTGGTGGAAATGAAGCGGAACATCCACAGGAAATCGTGGATCAGGTTGGTCTGCAGATTGACACTCATTTAAAAGAAAATCAAAAATCCTTATAAAGCAAAGGGCCGTATTTTTAAATACGGCCCTTTGCTATGATTTCAACTATTGCTTAGTCCATTACCAACTGTCCTAATGCTGCTTTGGTAAAGCCTTTCAGTTCTCCCAAACGGTTTTCTTTAATTTTCTTTACCCAGTTTGGATCTGCCAATAATGGTCTGCCCACGGCTACTAAATCAAAATCTCCACGCTCCATACGGCGCATCAATTCATCTAAAGAGCTTGGCTGAGCACTTTCTCCTGCAAAAGCTTTCAAGAACTCTCCGTCCAGTCCAACAGAACCTACGGTAATTGTTGCTTTTCCAGTGATTTTTTTAGCCCATCCTGCGAAGTTTAAATCTGAACCTTCAAATTCCGGCTCCCAGAATCTACGCTGTGAACAATGAAAAACATCTACACCAGCCTCAGCCATAGGAATTAACCATTCTTCCATTTCCTGGGGTGTTTTTGCCAATTGATAAGTATAATCTGCAGGTTTCCATTGAGATAAACGAAGAATAATGGTAAAATCTTCGCCTACTTGCCTGCGCACTTCTTTGATCACTTCTATGGCAAAGCGGCTGCGTTCCGCTAAGGTTTTACCTCCGTAACTATCGGTACGCAGGTTCGTGCCTTCCCAGAAAAACTGGTCGATCAGGTAACCATGTGCACCATGAATCTCTACCGTATCAAATCCCATTCTTTTTGCCTCTGCTGCCGCAGCACCATAAGCAAGAATCGCGGCTTTTATATCGGCTTCTGTCATGGTATTCCCATTGTTAAAACCCGGTCTGTTTAAACCAGAAGGGCCTTCAAATGGTGTGGAAGGCAGCCAGCCTGAAGCGTGGTTGTCCATGATTCCCATGTGCCAGATCTGAGGACCCATTGCACCGCCATTTGCATGCACTTCATTGATCACATTTTGCCATCCTGCCAATGCTTCCGTTCCATAAAAATGAGGAACATTTCCATCATTTGAAGAGGCTGGGCGATCAATTACGGTTCCTTCAGAAAGGATTAAGCCAACTTCTCCAGCTGCTCTTTTACTATAATAAGCAGCTACATCTGCACCTGGGATACCATTTGGCGAGAAAGATCTCGTCATTGGCGCCATCACTATTCTGTTTTTTATATTTAAAGATTTCAGACTAAATGGTCTGAACAAGCTATCTGTATTCATGATTATATGATTTATATATCGGATTCAATAATTTTACTCAATTCAATAAATGTTTCTTCATTTCTTTTATAATATGTCCACTGCCCTACTCTTGTAGAAGAAACCAGGCCAGCACGCTGAAGAATGGATAAATATTCTGAAACAGTAGATTGTGTCAATCCTGACTTCCTCTGAATTTCTCCTACACAAACCCCTACTTCAAATCCAGCGTGAATTTGCTCCGGAAAACTCACAGCAGGATCTTTTAACCACTGTAAAATTTCCAGTCGGGTCTTGTTAGACAGGGCTTTAAAAATTTCTAACTGTTTCATGTCACAAATATATATCGACTTTTTCCGATATACCTATTAAAGAAAAAGAGATGACATTATCCTGATGATATCGGGTTTTTCCGATATCATTAAGGCAGGATTGACAATTAAATTACTTAGAAAGCCAATAGTTTTCAATAAAATCAGATATTTGATTGCTATTTAGCTGCTCCGCATTAAACCACAGCTGCATTCATTTATAAAAGATGGGGCTAAACTCGCTTTATGAAAAAAGAGAAAAACTGGCGATTATACGTCAACACTACCCAAATGCTATTTCTACGATTGATAGCATCAACCGTTTAATTGATTTTGTAGAGGAAAACCTAGACCTGGAACCTTCTCAAATTATGATGGCCGATAGCATTTGCAGTGATGATGTAAATAGCATACAGTTTCCGGTGAGGTCGAATGAATTTCTAGGCCCATTCAAATTGGGCGGCCTGGATGGTTTTCCTTTCGCTGGATTGAGCGGTATGTGTGCTTTTGCCAGCCATGTCCCGGATGACGGTGCTGTTCTTGTCTATTATGGACCTCATATTGGCATTTCAAAAGCAGGGGTCCTTGGTGAAATCCATCGTTACGGGCAGCAGAATAGTACCGATTGCTGTGGTGCTGCAAAGGGTGCTTTAAAAAAGCTTTATTCCAATTCGATTATAGAAGGCCATCTGGAGGATATTGATTATCAGATGAATACGATAGAACAGATTATACTGAAAGAAAAAGAAAGGATTCTCGCCGCAGTTCATCCCATAAAGGAGACTACAGAGGTCATCTATGAGGCCATTGATGCGCGCATCAACACCTTGGTCAATCAAACAAAGTACACCTGTAAATATGTGATTCTATTGGGTACAATTCATATCAACAGCGATACTGACATGGGCTCTTTTACTTCTGCTAAACGCTTTGAGCTCATCAATCTTGCAACAAATGAGCGACAAAACCTAATGGAAGAATTTTTCAATTAAAACTGTCTTCAATAATAGTATATTAGAAAAAAATATCACGTTAAATATCAGCTATGAACTTAAATAGAGCCATCTTAACTACTACTTTGATCCTTGGAACAATCAGTATCAGCAACGCACAGGAAGCTAAGCATGAGGACACCGAATTTTACACCCCTGTTCCACCCATAGTTAGTCCTGCAAAAGTAATCGGAAATGCTCCTGGGGATGCCATTGTCCTTTTTGACGGAAAGAATATGGACCAATGGGTGATGACCGACGATCGCAGTAAACCTGCTACCTGGAAAGTTAGCAAAGGGGCATTTACCGTGGACAAGCACAGTGGAAACATTGAAACCAAGCAATCTTTCAACAATTACCAGCTGCATTTAGAATGGCAGGTTCCAGCGAATATCTCTGGTGAAGGACAAGCGCGCGGGAATAGCGGTCTTTTCCTGGCCTCTATTGGAAAGGGAGATTTGGGTTATGAACTGCAGATATTAGATGCTTATAACAACCCAACGTATACAAATGGAATGGCAGGCAGCATTTACAAGCAAACTACTCCATTGGTTAATCCTTCAAAAAAACCAGGAGAATGGCAAACTTATGATGTCATCTGGACTGCGCCGGTATTTGAAACTGACGGTACATTGAAAAGCCCGGCAAAGGTAACTGTGCTATTTAATGGTGTACTTGTCCAAAATAATTTTGAGCTAAAAGGACCTACTCAATATGTAGGATTACCTGCTTACCGTAAAGCACATGGTGCCTCTCCTATAAAATTACAGGCACATGGTGATAAAAGTGAGCCTTTAAGTTTCCGTAACATCTGGATCAGAGAACTATAAATTAAAGGTATAAAATCAAATCTATGAAAAAGTTAATTCTTCTTTTAGCCCTCGGCCTCAGCTTTGCAGGGTGCGGCAGTATGAAACGCTCTAAAGGTGGGCATACGGTGAGCCTGACTGGCAAGATTGAAATAATAGGAATGACTACCTATCAATATGGTACCCATACCATCCAATCTGACCATAAAACTTATGCCTTGAAGAGCAGCAGTGTAGACCTGAACAGTTATGAAAACAAAGAGGTTGAAGTGATTGGGACAAAAGTTCCGGGTTATCCTGTAGAGAATGGACCAGAACTGATCGAAGTCAGTGCTGTAAAAGTAAAATAAACTATAAAAAAATACTGGTCTCCCATTTTTTCATCAATGGGAGACCCTGTAATGGAAAGGGCTGCTAAATCAGACCGGCGTACCATTACTAAAAAACTGATCCTGATATGATTTCAGCTCATTTTTCAACAGACCTCTAGCCACGTGAATTCTTGTTTTCACGGTTCCTATCGGAATATTTAATTCCTTTGCAATTTCATGGTATTTATAACCTTCAAAGTATTTTACGAAAGGTGTGTAGTATTGAGGCTGCAATTTTCCAAGTGCACTGTGAATATCGTTCATGATACACTTCCCTACCCCGGTATTGTGGGACGCACCTAACGCTGCGCCAGTGGTCGTGATGTCGACCCCAAAATTCATAAAAGTTTTAGCCAGGTTTCTACGCCTGTAGCTGTTAATAAAGGTATTCCGTAGAATCATGTATAACCAACCTTTCAAATTCGTACCGTGCTTAAAGTTCTTTTCATAACGAATTGCTTTAAGCATGGTGTCCTGAACCAAGTCGTCGGCATCATCATCATTCTGTGTAAATGCCAGAGCGAAAGATCTTAAATTATCCTTATAGCTCCATAGTTGAAAGTTAAAATCGATTGTGGTTGTGCTCATGGTATTTGTTGATTAGTATACCATGGAAATATCAAATGCTATGCCTCAGACCGTGCCAAATTTCTAATCCGTATATATCATACATAAAACACGTATTAAGCATTTGTTTTTACGTATTTAACGCAGAAAGCCATTTTAAACCGTTTAAAGCCGATTTAAAATGGAGATAAAGCTTTTTCTTAGTGAATCAATCCATTCAATATGGCATAATGAATCAAGGCTGCAGTATTTCTAGATCCAGTTTTTTCTATTAAGCCTTGGCGGTGTCCTTCTACTGTTCTTTTACTAATGAATAATTTTTCAGATATTTCACTGTTAGTCAACCCTTCAGCGATCAAAGTCAGTATTTCAATTTCCCGATCAGAAAAATCATGACTTACTTCGGGAAAGTCCATACTTCTTGTTGCATTTTGACTACATTTCTCCAGCATTCTCATGGCTAATTCTGAACACAGGTATTTTCCTCCGGAATTGACATGCTTTAAAGAAAATATCAATTCTTCTGCACTCACATTCTTTAATAAATACCCCATAGCACCTGCTTCAAAAGCTTGTATCACATATTTTTCATTGTCATGCATAGAAAGCATGACCATCGATGAGGTAATATTCATGCTCTTCAACTCCTTCAGCAACATCATTCCATCTAATTCCGGCATATTGATGTCGGCGAGTATAATGTCTACTTTCTTTCCCGTAGCCAGAAATGCCAATGCTTCTACCCCATTTTCAGCTTCTGCAACGACATTGATGTCTTTATCCGTCTCTAACAGCATTTTAATGCCATTTCTAACAATATTGTGATCCTCTACTAATAATACCTGTAACATCTTCTAAATTTATTTTAATATGTGCTTCCTACCCCTTGTTCTCCAGGTTTTCATTTAAATCTAATAACATTTTTTTTAGGCGGTCAATATGGATTTTCATTTGACCTGCCCGTTCTATTGTGTTCTGAGGATGATTTTCCATCATGGTTTCAAGAAGGTTTTTTCTTTCCTCCATCATCCGGATGGCCACCCATAATGATTCTTCTCTTCTTTTAATCTTTTCAGCTTCAAGTACTTTTTCTGTATAGGTATGTGCGGTATAACAGCGATAAGGGGCGATCTGATCGTTTTCAACTTTTGCTAATATTCCACCGCAATCCGGGCAGGTGAAAGGAGTTAAGGGACCCAATTTTTCCTGGTCTTTTACAATGCTGCTCATTCTCATGGTAATTTCCGCTTCCAGTTTTACATCGGCAGGAACTTTTCCTCCTTTAAAAGGATTCTTAGCAAAGTTATCTGAAAATATATATCCCATCTCATTAATGGGAACTTTATAATCCACTTCCATATTATTCAGCACACTATTTGGCATGTCGGAAAATCGGCTTCCTGATGTTTCTGAACCATACAGCGGCCGCCACTCCTTTTTATAGCCGACATACCAGAAGTACCATCATGCAGATCATCATATGATGATCTGCATGGGCCAGATAAAAAACTTTCTTATTGGAAAAAACTTTCTTTGATTACTCTTCTCCGTCAGCTCGTCAGTAAGTTCAGAAAAATCATCCATTTGTAATTGCTGATTGGAACTATTTTGGTCTATATCCATATCCTTTCGGTATTTAAAGCTAATGTATGGTTAATATCGAAGTGATAAAAGTTTATTCAACAACGAAAATAGTTCAAATCAGGAAGATCTCCAGTCAAATTACTGTCCAGGAACAAATTGGCAAAGAAAATAAGGTTATTTTAAATAGCCGTTGACTACTGCATATAGGATTAATGAAGCGGTGTTGCGTACCCTGGTTTTCTCAATCAGCGTTTGCCGGACTTGTCGCCTCCCCCACCACTTTAATGCTTTTCTCCTGCCCTAATAATAAGCGAATACCATCCTTCGGCTAGCACAACTCTTAAAGCTTCCATGAAATGGATTTCGAAAAAAAACACAACATTTAACTCTAAAAGAAGAAATATTTCATCATCAATCTATGAAATCCAGTACAAATACGCGGCCATAGCAATCACTTACCAATTATCAAACAATAATTAAAATAAATTATCCTCAATTAATTAATTTATTACATTCGGAAGTAGGACCGAAATTACCGTTCCTTTTCCTATAACCGAATTAACAGCCATACAACCGTTTAAGAGATTTGCCTTGTTTCTAATTGCTTTCAGCCCAATTCCCTTATTCAATACCAATTCCTGATCAAATCCTTTTCCATTATCATCCACCTGGATAAGGATTACCTCCTCATTGGCATTAATGGTTAGGTTAATTCGCGTAGCTTCTGCATGCTTGATTACATTCATCATCAATTCCTGAACCACTCTATATATCGCAACTTCTATATAGTTATCCCATTTTTTTTCTAATCCGGTATAAGTGGTACGAATAACAATTGCCAGTTGAAATTGATTGCAGATATCATCCAATGCGGCTTTTAATCCAAAATCTTCGAGTATCGATGGCATGAGTTTATGAGATAGCTTTCGGCTCTCTCTAATGGCATCAGACAATAAATGATCGGTTTGCTGCATTTCTTTTAAAAGATCCGTCGGACTTAAATTAAAGAGATTGAGCATATTTTTAGCTAAGCTTAGCTTTACACCATACAACAGCTGCCCAAGTCCATTATGCAGATCCTCGGCTATCCGCTTACGCTCTGCCTGCTGTGTCCCTAGAATCGTCCTGAAAATTTCCTTTTGCAGCAATTCATTCTTTCTGAAAAGCTCAACTTGCATCGTCATGTCTATATCTACCCCTAACACCTTCAATGGCCTTCCATTTTCATCACGGTGTATGGAAGCTTTTATTTTCAGGACCTTCGGGATCTTTCCTACTAAAATCTCAAGACTTTCTTCAAAACCAGAGGTACCAGCCTTCATGAGTTCAATAATTTTCTCTGCTGCATCAGTATGTTCTGGTGCCGCATATTGAAGGTAAATTTCCGGTACTGGAACGTCCGTATGCTCCAGCTTAAAAAGCTGGTACATTCCTTCAGACCAGCTAAAGGCTCCAGAGCTCAAGTCGTATTCCCAACTTCCAATTTTAGCCAGTTCTTCAGATTGTTCCAGAATCATCAGATTTTTCGACTGCTCCTGTTCGGCAATTTTACGGGTAGTAATATTTACATTGGTCACAACTAACCCGTCTTCCATTTTCACAAACATACTGGAGAACCAGGCATCAAACCCATCATAGTTGTAATGATATTCGGTTTGCTGAGGAATGGAAGTCTCCATTACCTTTAACATCACATCAAACAATCCTGAGGGCTTTACACCAGGAAATTCAGTTAAATAATGTCTACCAATCAAATCTCCCCGTCCTGCTTCCTTTTCCAATTCCCGGCTCATCATTTCGATTCGAAAATCGACAATATCTCCATCAGTATTCCTAATTGGTTTTAACAAGGATACGCCCAGCAAACTAGCGTTGAACACAGATTCAATCAAGTCTTTACTTTCTTTCAGTTCTGCTTTTGTAAGATGATGTACAGTAACATCTTGAATTACCCCATAAAAACGAGTCAGGCCGGTAGTAATGTCCAGCAAAAATTCCATTTTCATGTGGATCATCTTCGTTTCCTTCTGCGCAGTAATTATACGGCAGCTATGCTCAAAAGCACATTTTTCCTGTCGATGTTCTTCAAATGTTTGCCTCACTAGGTTTTGGTCGTCTGGATGAAAATAGGAACAGAGCAGTTCAAAATCAAACAGCTTCTCTTTTGGCTGATAACCATAGATCCGGTACAGTTCGTCACTTAAATAAAGGGGATCGGTTTTACTGAGGCCTTCAAAGTAGCCGATATTACCCAGTTCCTGAGCCAATTTCAAACGGCGCTGTTCTTCCAGTAGCTGCAGTCTGGCTTTGGTAATTTCATTGATCTCGGTAAACATTAAAACTACTCCGGTTTCAGAAGGGATGGCATGAAGTGAAATCCATATTTCAGCCTGATTGCAGAAATATTCTGTAATTGTTACTTCTCTTTTTAAAATTGCTTTTTGAATGGCCTGAAAAGCTTCTTCACAAGCGTTTTTATCGAAAAAAGTCCAGGCGTTTGTACCTAAAAACGCGGCATCTCCCATTTTAAAAAGTGAAACCGCCTTTTTATTCCCATATAAAAAAACACTATTAACATCTAACTGAAAACAAGCTACATCGATTAAATTCAAAATATATTCTGGGCTGGAAACACCAGATAAGCTAAGGTCTTTTGATGGAGAAGTACTGATCATAAATAAGCGGAAACAATGTCATTAAATATATAACAAATATGCGTTAAAAGTGTTTTTTTTGCCCATCTGGCCAGCATTCTTGTCCTTAATATCCAGGATGTTTAAGAGAGATCAAGGCATTAAAAACAAGTATTTATACGTAAAAAAAACTCAGGAAAAACACGTACAATCACAACATAAAACACCTTAAATCAACCACTTAAATTATAAATCACTTATAAACTATAAACATTTTTATACATTGCTTGTTCCGGTGACATAACAAAATCGCTATAGAAAACAACAAGCTAAACCCAGAAACTATAAACGACCTGATTGAGATACACAAAGACCGCATTCTCGGTTATGAGAAGGCAATAGATGAATTAGAAGAAAAAGACAGTAACTTGATTGAGTGCTTCAATGCAAGGATTCAGGAAAGTCAGCAGTTCAAAGCGGCGCTAGTCAGAACCAGTATTTCATTGGGCGGGTAGCCGGCAGAAGACAGTACTGTTTCTGGAAAGATCTATCGCGCACGGATGAATGTTAAAACCGCCTTGGATACGGAAGATTTATCTACTGAATTGCGAATCTATTAACAGACCAGTAAGTACAGCTACAAAATCCGCATCAACATATCAGAATTTTAAGAGCTCAAATTGCCTAATCAAAAAACCACAAACATTACACCATGCAAAGAGGAACAGTAAAATTTTTTAATGCGACTAAAGGATTCGGGTTTATTGTTCCTGAAGATGGAAGTGCCGAAGTATTCGTACACTCTTCAGGGCTAAAAGAACCTATCCGTGAAAATGACAGCGTAAGTTACGAGGTCGCTCAAGGTAAAAAAGGCTTGAATGCTATCAATGTAAGAAAAAGTTAATTCATTTACTCCCTTCCCTAAATCAGGCCTACTGCAATCGATCGATTACGGTAGGCCTTTTATTGCTATTGTTATATTTCCCGCTTACCGTATCGTACGTATCATCAGAAAGCACATAGTTCATAATGTTGTTTTATATCTTCATTTAATTAGTTAACTTTAATTATGAATTAAATGAAAATTGAGTCATAGCATTGGCCTAACCACCTAAAGCGACTTGAATTACCTAAAATAACCTATAAACCACATAAGAATTAACACAATCAACCAATTAAACCACAAACTACTCAAAAGATAAATAAGCCTATTGATGCTTTGCAAAAAGCAGTTATAATTTGTTTTTCTTTTTTACCGCCCTCCACATGAATACAAAATCGAAATTTGAATTGGAAATTGTCCGTAAAGTACGGACGATCAGAAAAGAAAGAAACAAAGGGCAAACCTATATTGCCATGGTTTTGAAAGTTTCCGATGGCTACATAGGACAAATAGAAGGAGAAAGGTGGCCAGCGATGTACACCTATGATCAACTCAACAAAATCGCGATAGATTTCGGATGTAGTCCCCAGGATTTTATCCCCAATGAAAGTATCATTGAAAACTATAGCTGAGCCTTCTATACCTTGCTGGTAACCACTTATCAAGCACCTCGATGGAGGTGCTTTTTTTGTCTATCTCCCTATTTCAATACCAGAATACGTGTCGCTTCCAGCTTAAAATGAACGGCTCCAGAAAGCTCCAGCAGGCTCAAAAGTT
It contains:
- a CDS encoding aminotransferase class I/II-fold pyridoxal phosphate-dependent enzyme, producing the protein MIPRGKLDLSFSDTFAGICYCLAGYFRKNKTAADFPKEENRMVTLSVRTGLDLILTALNFPPGTEILVSDINIPDMFQIIRAHRLIPIPLSVNKDTLSIDLEALKAAINPASKMLLLSHLFGAVMDMEAIIPIAKAHQILVMEDAAQAFMGNIESPQFSAVSPYPAFPGHSETDVLLYSFGLIKTNTALSGAVVRIKDPSLYLKVYSLNKGLTRQKTSVYLKKLLKVLFMQILTTPPIYTLFYHLITKSGRDFDEALAGFTRGFPGQDVLSKIRFRPCTANHQLLKRKWMNFSPDGISERKKLAATILTRLPEAMKIGSLNKNHSYWVLPIYTAYPDSLIKHLRSNGFDATSKASSLVRLEPQTAVNDLCSTLCLTHIIYLPMDIKMKSSKREQISSLLLNYP
- a CDS encoding PAS domain-containing sensor histidine kinase: MISTSPSKDLSLSGVSSPEYILNLIDVACFQLDVNSVFLYGNKKAVSLFKMGDAAFLGTNAWTFFDKNACEEAFQAIQKAILKREVTITEYFCNQAEIWISLHAIPSETGVVLMFTEINEITKARLQLLEEQRRLKLAQELGNIGYFEGLSKTDPLYLSDELYRIYGYQPKEKLFDFELLCSYFHPDDQNLVRQTFEEHRQEKCAFEHSCRIITAQKETKMIHMKMEFLLDITTGLTRFYGVIQDVTVHHLTKAELKESKDLIESVFNASLLGVSLLKPIRNTDGDIVDFRIEMMSRELEKEAGRGDLIGRHYLTEFPGVKPSGLFDVMLKVMETSIPQQTEYHYNYDGFDAWFSSMFVKMEDGLVVTNVNITTRKIAEQEQSKNLMILEQSEELAKIGSWEYDLSSGAFSWSEGMYQLFKLEHTDVPVPEIYLQYAAPEHTDAAEKIIELMKAGTSGFEESLEILVGKIPKVLKIKASIHRDENGRPLKVLGVDIDMTMQVELFRKNELLQKEIFRTILGTQQAERKRIAEDLHNGLGQLLYGVKLSLAKNMLNLFNLSPTDLLKEMQQTDHLLSDAIRESRKLSHKLMPSILEDFGLKAALDDICNQFQLAIVIRTTYTGLEKKWDNYIEVAIYRVVQELMMNVIKHAEATRINLTINANEEVILIQVDDNGKGFDQELVLNKGIGLKAIRNKANLLNGCMAVNSVIGKGTVISVLLPNVIN
- a CDS encoding ArsR/SmtB family transcription factor; this translates as MKQLEIFKALSNKTRLEILQWLKDPAVSFPEQIHAGFEVGVCVGEIQRKSGLTQSTVSEYLSILQRAGLVSSTRVGQWTYYKRNEETFIELSKIIESDI
- a CDS encoding 3-keto-disaccharide hydrolase, producing the protein MNLNRAILTTTLILGTISISNAQEAKHEDTEFYTPVPPIVSPAKVIGNAPGDAIVLFDGKNMDQWVMTDDRSKPATWKVSKGAFTVDKHSGNIETKQSFNNYQLHLEWQVPANISGEGQARGNSGLFLASIGKGDLGYELQILDAYNNPTYTNGMAGSIYKQTTPLVNPSKKPGEWQTYDVIWTAPVFETDGTLKSPAKVTVLFNGVLVQNNFELKGPTQYVGLPAYRKAHGASPIKLQAHGDKSEPLSFRNIWIREL
- a CDS encoding NADH:flavin oxidoreductase; the protein is MNTDSLFRPFSLKSLNIKNRIVMAPMTRSFSPNGIPGADVAAYYSKRAAGEVGLILSEGTVIDRPASSNDGNVPHFYGTEALAGWQNVINEVHANGGAMGPQIWHMGIMDNHASGWLPSTPFEGPSGLNRPGFNNGNTMTEADIKAAILAYGAAAAEAKRMGFDTVEIHGAHGYLIDQFFWEGTNLRTDSYGGKTLAERSRFAIEVIKEVRRQVGEDFTIILRLSQWKPADYTYQLAKTPQEMEEWLIPMAEAGVDVFHCSQRRFWEPEFEGSDLNFAGWAKKITGKATITVGSVGLDGEFLKAFAGESAQPSSLDELMRRMERGDFDLVAVGRPLLADPNWVKKIKENRLGELKGFTKAALGQLVMD
- a CDS encoding RNA polymerase sigma factor; amino-acid sequence: MSTTTIDFNFQLWSYKDNLRSFALAFTQNDDDADDLVQDTMLKAIRYEKNFKHGTNLKGWLYMILRNTFINSYRRRNLAKTFMNFGVDITTTGAALGASHNTGVGKCIMNDIHSALGKLQPQYYTPFVKYFEGYKYHEIAKELNIPIGTVKTRIHVARGLLKNELKSYQDQFFSNGTPV
- a CDS encoding helix-turn-helix domain-containing protein; its protein translation is MNTKSKFELEIVRKVRTIRKERNKGQTYIAMVLKVSDGYIGQIEGERWPAMYTYDQLNKIAIDFGCSPQDFIPNESIIENYS
- a CDS encoding cold-shock protein, with protein sequence MQRGTVKFFNATKGFGFIVPEDGSAEVFVHSSGLKEPIRENDSVSYEVAQGKKGLNAINVRKS
- a CDS encoding DUF2490 domain-containing protein — its product is MRVYYFLLAFLCLYSSMAIAQTSVQSTGWLFLMNNNKLSKKWGTHLDVQLRTGDQFSHLRNFMFRPGLTYFLNDKSDLTLGYLLNQTYIPQESNADIQLTEHRIWQQYIYRHKLNTLNFSHRFRLEQRFIEQQNGTDVFAQRIRYFARVILPLGKGQQKFERGAFAALQNELMFNVQHNDNVNGHFFDQNRAYLAGGFRFSKQFDLEAGYLNQAQKMRKGQTINHAIQLALYTRF
- a CDS encoding response regulator transcription factor, giving the protein MLQVLLVEDHNIVRNGIKMLLETDKDINVVAEAENGVEALAFLATGKKVDIILADINMPELDGMMLLKELKSMNITSSMVMLSMHDNEKYVIQAFEAGAMGYLLKNVSAEELIFSLKHVNSGGKYLCSELAMRMLEKCSQNATRSMDFPEVSHDFSDREIEILTLIAEGLTNSEISEKLFISKRTVEGHRQGLIEKTGSRNTAALIHYAILNGLIH